ATGCACCTCCCAGGTTTATTTGGTGAATCAATATTGCTCTGAAGACCAAGGTCCCCTAAGGAAAAGCTTGACAGCAAGATTGTTTGTCAGTTCTTCTCTGAAACATCCAACATTCAGACACCACAGCTCCCATTGTTTCAGACAGGCTCCCACCCAATCCTCTCTCTCTACAGCTGAAGCCAGTGGACAGACTGACACTGAATTCCATGAGATTTGGATCAAGCCTCATGGGGCTTATTCAAGAAATGACAGAGGTCTCCAGAACATATTAGGAAGCATCTTCCTatgaaaattttggaaaatatctTAAATTGCACACTTCTCACAGTTTTAGCTAGCTGTGGCTTTGTTGATACTTCATTAAATAAACAAGaattaaaagtaattaattttcagaatCAATCTAGAACAAAGACAGCAACATAgttctgaaataattaaaaaatcatgGTATTTATGAGTTACTGTTTATCTTCTGATCTATGATAGTTCACCAAAGTGATATCAAATTATCATTTTACCTCTTTCTCTCTCTACCTCAAAGCAATCTCAGAGAAAACCATGACTTGACAAGAATGAAGCTGGTAAATATAAATGTCTTCATCAAAAGAGTGAGTGCCACAGGATACAAGTAACCTATTTTCAAAGCACTGACAAAATTATGTTAATTTTATTCTAAAAGTTTTCATAAgcattgaaaaataaaagagatgcTACTTGACATTTTTTCTCACAGTTGAAATTTGACAATAATTGTGAGATATCTAAAAGTTATTCCAGGTCACTGGTTTTCCAAAAAGTTCTGGTAACTCATAATAAAGAGCAATTGCACTCTGAAAGTGATATAAAAACAGTAAGTTGAAATCCAAGCATGCATACCTTGCACTCCACATCTTATTTCTCATAGTATAGGGGTTTGTGGCCTTctataaattacattttgtttACCCTGtcacagtttttaaaaagaagctaAGAGGGAAGGAAGACCAAGAAGGAAGAAGTTGCTTTTGCCTGTCCAACTTGTAAACAAGATCTTCAAAAGGTCTCCACCACTTCTAGCTCCTTAGCATTCTTTAGAGATGCCAGTAGAAATAAAACTATTGATGTACCTTAAAactgacttttatttttacagcaggTGTTGGACTTAATAGCAATCCTATTTTTGATGGTTCTTATTCAGGCAGTCTCTGTAGGCTTCTATCTTCCCTGGACAACTcaacagaaaaaagcaaagaagcCTTTAGATCACATTTCCCAAATGGAATGACTCTTATTTTTCCAGACTTGCCAAAAATACTTCATAAATCCTTGTTTTTCCCTCCAACTCATTTGTATACCTGTTTGTTCCTGTCAGTGACTGATTAGGGATCAGCTTGAACGGATCTCATTTCCAGCCCTGATGTTTGGACTCAGCAGCTTCCCCTCCTTGCGGATATTTGCTGTCGCATTTCCCCCTGCAGGGGTTTCAGCCTTTTGTTTtactttccattttcatttccttttgcaaCCTCAACATTTACTGTAGATTGCTTTTTGGGTGAggctctcctctctctgtgcCGTACTCCAGATGGCACCAAGTTGTAAAATGACAAAGAATTGACTGGATTATTATATGGTTTGATCCTGTCACATGTGAGCTGTCTCCAGCATTGCAGCAGGTGCCTAAGGTGTGTGCAGGAATCGCTGCACTCCAGCACCATTCCCACCTGGCAATGACAGCTGCTGGCATTACAGTTACTCCTCAACATCTCTACCAATGAAGAACAACTCTGAAAAGCTGGTGGGACTTCAAGAAGGGAAGGTGAGCTGAACATTTGGATCCCTTGGTGAGCTAGAtgtgtttccttcagtccaCATATCAGCCTGGGACAATCGTGTCTGTCTGCAATAAACTGAAAAGCATGATTGTGTTGAGAGGCACATGAGCCCAGCACATGCTGATAAGGATCATCTTCCCTCCTGGCAGGCACATACAGTTCTTGGGCAGGAGACAGAGAAACAGCCCACAGTTTGCACTGCCTGAGAGGGGCTTTTCTAACAGACAAGAAGCGGGGAAAGAGGGGTGGATTGTTTCCACACTGTTTGAAATGTAATCTGCTTTGATACAATTTCTCTGCCAAGTTCACACCAGGTAAAAATTGGGCATCATGTACTTATACCAAGAAGTTATTTTCAAGCATTATGTTTGCTGCATagaatgtatttaatttttaaatactgaCAGTATTTCAAAGACATTCCTTTGTCAGTACCATTACAGAAGTAGGTTGCCCATTTGAAATAAGGCCCAAACTTGTTGCTGTTTGTGTGCTACACACTAAAATGCTGCAAGAAGCAATGATCATAGTTCAGCTAGGAGAACATCTGCCTCTGAGACAGTAATTGCTGAGGGTCTCTGCACTGAATTTAGGGGTCACTGGGGCTGCTGAATGTGCTGTTCTTGTATgaaatatgaaacaaaaaattctaGTCACTTGTTGGCCATTAAACAACTGATGACAACTTTCATCAAAGATTCATAATAGCTCTGCTCCTCTAACTGTGCCAGGTAATTACATTCTCTCTAGCTAAATGAACTTTCAATTACACAGAGTATCTTTCTCCTCTAAACTGTTTAGAAATAATGTTACACACCATTAAATGATTTCCCCTGTCCCACCTCAGAGGTGGCTCAATTTCAGCACAAGACAAGGAGATCCAGGTCCACACGAGGATGCTCCCCTCAAGCTCTGGCCTGCCCTCGATTCAGCTGCTACTGTGCTCTCAGGCATCTCTGAAGCCTCAtgcaccctgtgccaccccagctgctgccccactgAAATGTGCTCATCACTGTCCCCTGTGAGTGCCCGCAGAGGAGTGCAGGCCCCTTGCAGCGcaggcagagctccaggcaggcGGAGGGCAGTGTGGGACAGTGGCATCGGCACAGCTGAACTGAACGGTGTGGAATGGGGCTTTCTGCAGCCTCCGTTTTGAACTTAATTATTCACAACTCAGTTCAGGCACAAATCTGTCTTCTTGCATTGCAGCAGAGGAAAGGTCATGGTAAGAGAACACAGGTACatctaaatataaaattatgcCCCCCCAGCCAGCATTATAGTAATTTACAGCTGAAGAGGAATGTTTATCTCCTGAGCAGTGTAATCTACTTCTACAGTGAAAACATGTTATCTAACAGATTTCCATATTcagccttgaaaaaaaaaaaaatctgatataCACAATTGCTAAGGGcaaacacagaagaaagaaGCAAGAAATATGATCTCTTTGCTAACATCCCCTGACATAATAGTACATAGAAACTTCCATGTTTATTCCAAATGACCatttcacagagaaataaagaattctttttttaaaattaccaaTGACCACTGCTCACTCAAAAAGGCCTTGAGGCAGATACAAATTGCTAGAGAATCTGCAATATACTGCACTCAGCAAGCACGAGTCCTTCCCCCTTCTGTGCACCCGCAGCCATTCCTGCTCGGCAGCTTGCTTCCCGCTATGCTGTTTTGCCTGCAGATTTAGAGCTCCCATCATTTTTACCCCAGATGACCTCAGCCCATCCTCCAGATCTGACCCCAATGCAGATCTCACTAAAGGAAAGGGTCTGCTCAGTGTCACTGGGATAATAAGACAAATACCCTTAAAGCCTGTAGCTCTGATCCCCTGGCGATCTGCTTTCAGTAATCAGATTCTGGAAAGCTGTTACTGTAAGTCAAGCTGGACTCTTGAGAGCAAGAAATGAGTTGTTGTGAGGCTAACAAACTGAACTAACCAGAGACTGGTAATAAATGCCCCCCTCAAGCACCTTTTGGAAGAGGCAAATGCTTATCAGAACTATACTGAACTCatgagaaagaggagaaaaatatcCCAAAGCACTTTGAAgtcctttttacttttcttctttcttttttttctttttttttgacacAGCAAAAGGAGATGTAGGGAAGATGTTCAGAGCCACTAAGAACTTTGGGCATGAGGCTAGTCTATTACACAGTTACCTCACAAAATCTGCTGTATTCTTTCATGTCTATGAATTTTCATATAGTACTGAAATTATAAATTCCTACAGCCTACCATtgtttctcatttcattttggAGGATTTACTTTTGCAAACttataagaaacaataaaatggCTTGCTTTCTTAACTGCAGCAGAAATCCTGTAAAAAAGGATACATTATAGGATTATAAATTTGGTCTAAAttacaattctttttttctagaGTTCACGAAATGGGGAAGAATCTATGAGGCTGGAGAGGACAGAATAAGGAGATTTTAAAACTAGTGTTGCAGTGCACAGAGTGATGTACTGTGGAGAAGATTTATAGTTTGATTTAAATTTGAACAGAGGTATGAACAAACCATATTTTGGCATCATCAGGAAAACAACAGTTGGATACCTCAACTAGAGTTTCCATCAACTTTACTTTCAGATCCAGTCCTTATCTTTCCTTAGCATGGTCCTTCCTATAATCCTGAACTGGAATTTTTGATATGAAAGTACATACTTTGAGTCTTTTTTCCCGTTCACAACACAAAAAACAGCACTTGGAACTGACAACAGTGTAAAAAATACAGTGAGAGAGAGGAATTAGACCACTCATCACTGCAGAAATGTAACTATTTGCCACGTGCACACGCTCTTCAGATTTCCATACTGCTTCTCACTGCTTTAACCGATGGGCATAAATTAGTTCAAAAATCCATACCGTCCTCGTTGAGAAACCTAAATCTCCGTATTTGTGTTTTTGGCACTTTGTTCTGAATCCTGTAAAGGCTGAAGTGTCTTTCTTGGGTATCTATGAGGTAGCAGACATATAAAAAAGGTAAAAGCCCTCTATTGCTCCTGTTTACTCAGGTAGCTTAAATAGAAGGATCTCTGCTCTAGATCTGGGATACCACTTTGCTAGGGGCCTAGCTGGAAGCCCCTGTGATATGTGTTAGAATATGCTTGGGGTTTCACCTTTAagacaaatatataaaaatttaccTGGGGAAAAAGTGTCAAAATTAGGACCCgatcatttttatttaaaactgatgAAAAATGTTGCCTAAGAATTGAATGATCTTTAGCTGAAAATCTAGTTTCTGTTTGGATATACCACTATATGGCATCATACTGAGGTTCCAATTATACCCAGCAAATTGCGAATTCTCTTTGGCCAAGTGAATCTTGCAATTCACATCATTCCCAAAGCACCCCAAAACAGTCCCATCTCTGTTCCTCCATACCAGTGATAAAAGCCATGGGCCTCATGAGAAACTGAGTGTGTTCAGGCACTTTAACTACAGGGGCAAATGGAAGAGTAAAGCATGTGTAACTAATTATTAATTTGTCTTGCTTATGCCCAGATTGTGATATCTGGATCCTGACTGGCCCTTGACAAGTAATTTTGACTGCAAGTTAACCCAATGAGATACATCTTCCCAATACAAAAAGGACACCGACAGAGGAGCTCTGGTGCATCTTGTTTGGCAAGTTTTAGGATATCCCTGATGCACAGCTGACAAATGTGACACGTGCCACATTGCTGCAAACTCTGGAGTATTACTTTAAAGTTCTATTGAAGGTAGCTTtaagcagaaatgctgctctgtgcagggtaGCTTAAAGCAGAGGCACATGTTCTTTAGTCAGTTCTGTTGGGTGGAAAGTCATTCCTAGGAATCACAAACCAGGCATTTAATATTAGTCAATGTTTTTTACCATTACCTACCTTCAGCTCCCTGTGTCCTCATGTCCTCGTTCCAAAGGGGATAACCACAATACCTTCTAACAGAGGCCTGTCATAACGAGGAATTCCATTAACATCTGTGGATAACTCACTTATTAGAGGGGAAAACATCAGAGAAAAGGCTGTAGGGAACAGTCTTAATGTATCAGTTCAAGGTACACTATAATGCATGTAGATCACCACATTTGGAGAGAGGGTTGTTAGTAAATGATGCACAAATGATACACAGGCATTGTGTATCCTCCTGATGaattaggaaaggaaaaacatcacATATGAACATGTAAATTAAACCCACACCATAATGCATAAGGAGATGTTATGGGACACCTCTCTCCTGGAACTTCCTAATTCTTTATGACATAGCagcatatatttttaatatggggttttttgaggtAACATCCTTAGCAAAGATCAGTTTTGACAAGTAACATGTTTCTGTAGTTCAATTCTGGGAACCAACAAAGACCAAAAGGTCTACACAGCTAACAAAAGCTGCTTCATAACCGAAAGACATAACTGCAAAAGACTCCAGCTTCCATTATCACCCTGTTATAACTAGGTCAGAATAAATAAAGCAGTAGATTTAGATTTTAAAGGATAATTATGAATTTAGTATGAATGAAGGCTAGATAAGGTTGCCAGTTGAGAGAAGGGTGACTGAAAACCcaaaaagtgggtttttttactttttcagatTATAAAGCTGAGCAGTAAGACAACATAAAGCTCTCTGCAATGGTAAATGTGACAACAAGGTGCCTAAAGGACATACGTGTGAAAAAATGCACTCAGAATTTAATGAAATCAGGTaaacggaaaaaaaaaaagaagataaagtGGTCTAGATAAAATTATACAAGCTTTTTCAAATCGCTGTCATCTAGGAGAAAAACGGGGAGTGGTGAATGGagaacaaataaatacatttgcTAATAAGCAGAAAAATAGTACAGTGTGTATTTCTTTagcaaaccaaaaaaaaggttGTGCACTCAGGCACCCTTCGTTAACACTTTTAATCTACAATAAGGATGGTTTAAATGCCTTTATTTTCATAAAAGCTATGAGCACAACTTTATTTTTCACAATTAACTTGGGCAGAAGTAGCATCATGCCTAATGGGGGGAAAAATCTTCATTCCAGGgcaaaaagcattaaaaagcaCATCAGGTTGTCTGAAAAATCAATCCCTAAAGTGTCATGAAGAACGATTGGCAAAAGCTTCCTCGACTTTAAGCAGTTTGAAAACAATTGTCACAGAGTCCAATGACatttaaaccatgaaaaaaccATGCGAGTCTGGGAACAAAACTGAAAGTATGTAGAGGCTTAACTCAAAATCACCATATCTGGGTATTTCTTGAagagaaaaccccacaaacaaagcAGGGTCATGGGAATAGGAATGCACCTCTAAACAATCTGGCTTGGCAATGGCAGCATATTCCCAGAACTCCAATTTAATACCCTGCTTTGGTTTGGATTTTGAATAATCCAAAACTgccctattttatttttttttttttaagagactCCGGAGATGCAAACATGtcaaggagaaaaggaggaagcaTAAAAGGCACAAAATCAGAGTTGGCACATGGAGGTTGTGTTGCTATGGCCACGTTGGCAGTTTTGGGGATTCCCGTGCCACATCCCCGGTCCTGGAGCATGGCTCCCTCTCCGCAGCCTTCTCAGGAAAGCACCTGGGTATTTCTGTAAAGCAGAGCAATAATCCTCTCTGTGAATAATGCTGGAAGACAGACAGCGAGCTAACTCTCAGGTTGAGAAGTTTGACTCACAAAGCAGACAGACCCAGGTTTGTGTAGTTGCAACGCTCAGAGATAAAACACTTTAAGTACAAAACTTGGCTGTGAACATGTGAAAGGGTGGTGGATTAAGCTCAGCTGGAAATAAAGCACCACAGCTGCTCGTTCAGCCACCCCACTCCCCCAcaccccctccctctcccccagtGGAATGGGAAGAAGAATCAAAAGTAAAACACGTAGgctgagataagaacagtttaataattgagAACAAAGTACAAATAAAAAAGGtgaatatccctttggccagtttgggtcACCGGTCAcggctgtgctccctcccagttTCTTTTGTGTACCTTTTCCCCGGCAGAGCATGAGACAGGCACACAGAGACAAAAGACAGCCCTTAGGATAAACACGACTCAGCAAAAATCAAAGCATCAGTAtattatcaacattattctcattcTGAATCAAAAACACGGCACTGTACAGCTACTAAGAAGCCATTTATCCCAGCCCAAACGGGGGAAGAAAGAAACATCTTGATGGAAAGGGTGAGCAGCGTCGCGTTATCCAGGCGACTGATGCAACACCATCGCCACAGAAGAAGCGGTCACCTCCGCCTGCAGCAGTTAATCTGCTTTCATGCCTGCTTTCACTGCGCTTcatccctcccccagccccggggccgAGCCCGGAGGCTCAGCCCCGCTGCCGCAGGGCCCTTCtgccggccgtgcccggggACCGAGCGCTGCCGCGGGGCTGTTTCTGTGGGGCACGGGCTGAGGCCGCGCCCGCAGGGTCTCACCGCGCCTCACACAAGGCAGCCCCGGCGCAGAACCGGGGCACCTGCGGCGCGGCCCCTCCGCCACCCGACCAcctcccctgcctcccttcCCTCGGCCGGCCCCGCACGGCTTCCCCACCCCCGCTCGGCCCGGAGGCGGGGCGGGCTCCGGGCGGCGCCTCCCGCGGCGGGGCCGAGGCGGCTCCTTCCGTCGGTGGCCGCGGCTGCAGCATgagcgggccggggctgccggggcccggcggcggcgcggggctgcCGCCGCTGCCCAAGAGCCTGAGCGGGCTGCTGAACTCCTCGTCCtctggcggcggcggcggccagGGCGGGCGCTGGCGGGACCTGGAGCGCCTCTACGCGCAGAAGTCCCGCATCCAGGACGAGCtgagcggcggcggccggggctcGCCGCGCCCGCCCAAGCCTCCCAACCTGGACGCGGCGCTGGCCCTGCTCCGCAAGGAGATGGTgagcggggcgggccggggctcGGCGGGGGCGGCGGACGTGgcgagcggcggcgggggcgccGCCACCTCCCGGGGGCCAGAACGGCGCCCCGGCTCCGGCCCCGGGTGGGCGCAGGCAGGCCGGTGCAGCCCCCGTAACCCGgcgcggtgccggtgccggcgGCGGGGGAGGGCCGGGGCCGGTGGCGGCGGGGCTGCCGCGGATGTGGATGGGGAGCCGCTTACCGCGCCCTGCGGCACCCCCGGGACCCGGCAGCCACGCTGAAAGGCTGGCGGTCAAAAATCCCCCAGTGTCGGCGGCGATTCGTGCAGCCCAGGTGGCTATGGTTCGGCGTGGTTCTCTCCAGGACTCTGTTTTGATCCTGTAGCGCGGCGTTGTTATAGCGAAATTCTTCCGGGCGACCTGGCGCACCTTTTGATTAAACACTAATTGGGTgttggtgctgtgctggtgcaAGCTGCAGCTGTAGTGACTAATAATAGCCTAAGCCTCGCCCGCTGAGGGTTCTGTAGAATCAGTGCAAGAAAGAcagggagatgctggagagGGTCCAGCGGAGGGCCACAAGGATAATTAGCGGTCTTGGAGCATCTTTCTTATGAAGAGGGACTGCAGGAGATGGACCTGTTTAGTCTAGAGAAAAGAGGACTGAAAGGGAATCtcattaatatatataaatatctgaaAGGTGAGTCtcaagaggatggtgccagactcCTTCTGGTGGTGCCCAGCGACAGCATGAAGAGTAATGGCCATAAACTGAAACACAACGAGTTTCACCTCAGCATGAGGAAAACTTCTTTACATTGAGGGCAGCAGaccactggaacaggctgcccagggagcttgTGGAGTCTGCCTGTCTAGAGACATTCAAAACCCACCAGGACACGTTTGTGTGTCACCAGCTTGAGGTGACCCTGCTTTGGCAGGAGCTTTGCGCTGTATGATCTCCAGAGGTGTCTTTCATCTCTAATAACACTGTGGAGCATATAAAATATGGTATTGCTGAAAATCTGCCAAGTTAAAGACTTTTTCTCAGGCTAAAAATGTGCTTGAGGACAAAAAGCTCTTTTGTAAGGTCTTTCTGTGGATTTAGAAGAACAGTCTAGAGTGCTGAAATCCTAGTCTGCCACCAGTGTTTCAACAGTTAGAGATAATTCTTAAAACTGTGTATTAGAATTGCCAGTTTGCATTAAGGCTCAGGAAGGATGGGTGTCTATGGACTGCCGGGGCTTTCTTCTGCAATGCTGTAAAAGGAAACAAGGACATATGGTCTTAGTCGTCTTAAGCCTTTccaaaaaagcaaagagaacTCATTAGGCAAGtctaatctattttttttcctaatgggAAATCAAATGAGATACTTCTCAAAGTCATTTGTTAACTAGACTTCCCCTTTAAACTTTCCTTTAATACTCTGTTAGCCTTGATGATAATTTGATAAAAtacttctgaagaaaaagatACTTCTAAACACATCAAAGACTTTCAAGCAACAGGGTCCTTGGTTGCAGATGTACTTTTTTGTGGCCTGTACAAATTAGAGAGACTCTTGTGTACCAATAGGGTGTCTTTCATCAAGAAGATTAAAGGGCTTTATTACTGATATTGAACACTCTTTCTTGCAGCaatcaaagatatttttattgaGTAATAGGCTTGATTTAAATTTTCCATAGTGAATGAGGAAGAAATGCACAGAGCATCTTTTCCTGCATGATCAGGCAAGCTACTCTGTGTATGTATGTAAGTTTCTAAAGCTGAGAAAGTGATGAACTTGGATGCtttggagagagagagggaggaaaggagaggtCATTTCAGAACTGTGATTGTGAGGAACAGAATTATCACATGGAATTGTGCACTATAGGTTGTCTTATCAAGAGTCAAACACAGCTTGGCTGGCATTAAAAACTGTGCTAATGCTATCAATGTTGGACATTTCTTCAGGCTTTTCTTACCTCAGGGATCATGCTTGAAAGTTTTAAAGAGGCTGCATTTTTCTCAGTAGACTTCCTGTTTGATTGTTTGATATTAAtgacaacaacagaaaaataagataTTAAACATAACCATTTGGTTTAAAGACCTATTATGTTAATTCTGCTGGGCAAATCTTGAAGTTTGTGCTTGGCAGTCAGTAGGATTGAACTTCACAGAAAGTGCTCAAGTCTTTTATGGAGCTGAAacaggagagctgctggtgaAAATGCTCCCACTTTCCTTGGGAGACAAAGGTTGCTGGTCTCTCTGTTGACTTTTTTGCCTCGACTCACTCCTGATTGCTTTTTGAACAGCTCTGGACTGCAGTCTTGTCCCTCAAACATTTAGCTCTCATGCAGGTCTGCCAGGTGGATCTCATGTTTGTATGTCAGAGCATTAAGTCCAACTTCACAGCATTCTTTCTTACCTGAGGTGAGCAGTTTAAGTTATAAAGGAAAATGGATGAGAAAAGTAGCATAGATCTGAGGTGTGGAAAGACTTACCTGTAATATCCTGGCAGCTAGCACAGTGCTCCATGTCTTGTCCTAAAGTCTTCACATTTAGCCTGTGCAAGACTTCATCTTTTGGCTTCATGATGTCACCAGGTAATTTGTGTTGTTCTTGAAAGATGCTGTATCCTGTTTTTCTCAGTGGCATTGTggtgtatgattttttttttctccccactttCAGAAAGAGCTGCTGGTAGAATAGCTCAGCAATGTCAAAGTAAGATCTTCATGCTAGCTTGTTGTGGTTTTCTTGTGTGCTGAGTGTTTTG
This window of the Ammospiza nelsoni isolate bAmmNel1 chromosome 3, bAmmNel1.pri, whole genome shotgun sequence genome carries:
- the FAM89A gene encoding protein FAM89A gives rise to the protein MSGPGLPGPGGGAGLPPLPKSLSGLLNSSSSGGGGGQGGRWRDLERLYAQKSRIQDELSGGGRGSPRPPKPPNLDAALALLRKEMVGLRQLDMSLLCQLYSLYESIQEYKGACQADSNADCSYAMENGFFDEEEEYF